The window GATGTGCTACACCGaagtttgttttatttcgaaATCGTCTGCAGCAGCTCCCTTGGCTTCATAAATGTGATTCATCATAgaacaacaatgatcatgactatggtgaaaaatgaaatcaaatgacaAAGCAAattacatcaaaaaaaaacttggccTCACCTCGTCACAATCACCGGCAACGataaaaaacgttttttcatcaatcagaGACAACTTGACCAACAAAGTGCAAGCGAATCCATGGAAACGAACACAATtcgttggttggttggtttgttcatttaaatcagcttgttgttatttttccaGTGACGCATGCGTATTGACAACATGAATCACATGTTAACAAAATGGAAGCGAAAAGCAATGATTATTTCATCGATTATTCGGATCAATTGCCGTCATACGAACACTTTTATGAGAATGTTATGCGCAAAAATATCGCCTGCATGTTTGGGCCACAATTAACTGAACAATGGACATGCAGAAAAGAATGGACCATTGATGGCCAAAGCATAGACTTTGACCATCTTGTCAATAAATATGCAACATTACCAGTGCCGGTGTACGATTGTAgcgaaaaacatttcaattcaaatccgCGAACCGAAATGTTATTCAGCCAATATGCTGATtattggcaacaacaacaacaagtaatCGACACTAATCGAATACTCTACCTAAAAGACTGGCATCTGGCTCAAGATTCAAATTGTGGCGATTTCTATGAAATTCCCACATACTTTGAATCCGACTATCTGAATGAATATTGTACAGCCAAATCAATTGCtgatttcaaattcacaTACATGGGACCAAAAGGTTCGACGACGCCGCTTCATGTCGATGTGTTCGGGTCGTTTAGTTGGTCGGCCAATGTTATCGGAACCAAACGATGGCTCATGATTCCCGATCATTGTGTCGAAACGTTAAAACAATTAATCGGTGTGAATAATTTACCCCATGATCTCTATACATTGCCAAACTATGAGCAAATCATTGCCAAAGTCAATGGATTCGAAATCATACAGAAGGCCGGTCAAGTTTTATTCGTACCAAGTGGTTATATGCATCAAGTGGAAAACATTGAGCATACCATATCCATCAATCATAACTGGTTCAATGCCTGTAATCTGGACAGAGTTTATTCGAATCTATTGAATGCATTGAAAGATGtgcaaaatgaaatgagcgATCTAAAGAACACGGACGAATGGAATGAAACGTGTGACCGAATCCTCACCATTCATTTCGGCATGAATAGAAGCTATTTTATGGACCAAATTCGTCACATAACCACCAATCGACTATTACGACAGTCAAATCATTTTCGATACAAACATGATATTGAATGTTTGGCCAAAATTTATACGAAAATTTTatccaatcatcaattcCAGAATAAAAACCACGAAGATTGGAAAAATTGTGAATCGTTGAAAAGTCTCAACAAGTtgttataattataatcataaattataaataaaactagttcattaatttttcctaaacaacaacaacaacagtcatcatcatgatgaaatttcCAAATGCACACATCAGTCAGTAAATGggcaaatgaaacaaatgagtGGTTAGTTGGTTGTCtatatattattttaaattgtaATCAGAATCTATGCAGACAAATTATCAGTTATTggaattgaaataataaataaatcgaacataataatcatgtgGTAATTTGTAGAGACAGCAGCTTGTCAACGGTTCAATTAGTTAGATTGGCATGGAAATTGGTTGCTGAATGCctgaaaaataatggaaagccaaatttttatatattcaaattcaaattatgattatcaataaattgttgtttcaaaaaaaaaaaaaaaaaaaaattccgtgtacatcataatcatggataagtgtgtgtgtgtgtgtgttaaatGTCTTGGGCAGCGAGGGAATACATTAAGGATAAAAACAGGAAATATAATATGGTTGTAAATTATCCAATAtagttgttgatttttttttaaaaaaaagtgtatTTGTATGCCGAGTGTATGCTCTGCTTGTGGTTAGGTTAAAATGATCATGACAAAACGCATGTCGCAGCGAAAAACAAGAGACagataatttgaaattaataatcGTTCGTTGccgaattaatgaatgaaagaattgcAAATGTTACACATCATAAgtgtaattgttgttgtaaccATGATTTTCGTCCAAATTCATTAGTTTAATTTAATCTAGTTTCtccatgaatgatgatttcctCCTCCTCTGTTACTGGCATAATCTCTACCACCATAATCATTGACTGGTGGTGGATGGCCATAATCACGTTGCGATTGCGGtggttga of the Dermatophagoides farinae isolate YC_2012a chromosome 1, ASM2471394v1, whole genome shotgun sequence genome contains:
- the JMJD4 gene encoding jumonji domain containing 4 — protein: MEAKSNDYFIDYSDQLPSYEHFYENVMRKNIACMFGPQLTEQWTCRKEWTIDGQSIDFDHLVNKYATLPVPVYDCSEKHFNSNPRTEMLFSQYADYWQQQQQVIDTNRILYLKDWHLAQDSNCGDFYEIPTYFESDYLNEYCTAKSIADFKFTYMGPKGSTTPLHVDVFGSFSWSANVIGTKRWLMIPDHCVETLKQLIGVNNLPHDLYTLPNYEQIIAKVNGFEIIQKAGQVLFVPSGYMHQVENIEHTISINHNWFNACNLDRVYSNLLNALKDVQNEMSDLKNTDEWNETCDRILTIHFGMNRSYFMDQIRHITTNRLLRQSNHFRYKHDIECLAKIYTKILSNHQFQNKNHEDWKNCESLKSLNKLL